The window ACCCGGAAACTCAAGGAAGCCGGGGCGATCATTCTCGGCAAGACCAACATGGACGAATTCGCCATGGGTTCTTCCAACGAAACCTCCTGGTTCGGCCCGGTGAAGAATCCCTGGGATACTCGCCTGATTCCCGGCGGTTCCTCCGGTGGTTCCGCCGCCGCCCTTGCCGCCCGGCTCGCCCTGGCGACCATCGGCAGCGATACCGGCGGTTCCATCCGGCAACCTGCCGCCCTGACCGGCATCACCGGTCTCAAGCCGACCTATGGCCGGATTTCCCGTTATGGCATGATCGCCTTCGCCTCATCGCTCGATCAGGCCGGACCCATGACTCTGTCCGCCGCCGACGCGGCGCTTGTCCTTCAGGTCCTGTCGGGGCACGATCCGAGCGATTCGACAAGCATTCAGGCCGATGTCCCCGATTATTCCGCCGCCCTGAACACATCCATGGAAGGGGTCCGCATCGGCATTCCCGTCGAATACCGCCCCGATACCCTCGATCCCGAAATCGCCCGGGCGCTCGATGCCGCCCAGGAGGTGTTCGTCCAACAGGGCGCCACCCTGGTTCCCCTGTCCCTGCCCCATACCCGTCATGCCATTCCCACCTATTATATCATCGCCCCCGCCGAGGCCTCTTCCAATCTTGCCCGCTACGACGGGATTCGCTTCGGCTATCGTTGCCAGGATCCGCGGGACCTTGGCGACCTGTATACTCGCAGTCGTTCCGAAGGATTTGGCGCCGAGGTCCGGCGGCGGATCATGCTGGGGACCTATGTCCTCTCCTCGGGATACTATGATGCCTATTACCGCAAGGCGCAAAAGGTCCGCCGTCTGATCGCCGACGATTTTCAGCGCGCTTTTGCCCAGGTGGATCTGCTGTTGACACCGACCACTCCGGGAACCGCCTTTCCCCTGGGCGAAAAAGTCGATGATCCGGTCGCTATGTATCTTTCCGACATCTTTACCATCAACGTCAATCTGGCGGGTCTTCCCGCCCTGTCGCTTCCCTGTGGCGCCGATACCCGGGGATTGCCCATCGGCATGCAGCTCATCGCCCCCATCCTCAAGGAAGATCGGCTGCTCGCGGTGGCGCATGCCTTTCAATCCGCCACATCCTGGCATCAACGCAAACCGGAACTCTAGAATCCCATGGCGAACGATCCCTACTACGAGACCATCATCGGGCTCGAAGTTCATGCCCAGATGCGGACCCGCTCCAAAATATTCTGCGGTTGCGCCACAACCTTCGGGGCCGAACCCAATACCCAGATCTGTCCTGTTTGCGCCGCCTTTCCCGGGGTCCTGCCGGTCCTCAACGGGGAACTGGTTCAGATGGCCATCAGGACCGGATTGGCCATCGACGGTACCATCCGCCATCGTTCCGAGTTCGCCCGGAAAAATTATTTCTACCCCGACCTTCCCGCCGGTTATCAGATTTCCCAGTTCGAACTTCCGATCATCGAACACGGAGGGCTGACGATCTTTCCGGAAGGCGGAGAAAAAAAACGGATCGGCATCACCCGCATCCACATGGAGGTCGATGCGGGAAAAAGTCTGCATGAAGGGATTCCGGGGGCATCGTGGATCGATCTCAACCGTACCGGGACACCGCTTCTGGAAATCGTTTCGGAACCCGATCTTCGTTCTTCCCGCGAGGCGGGAGACTATCTGAAAAAACTGCGATCCATTCTGCGCTATCTTCAGGTGTGCGACGGCAACATGGAAGAGGGATCGTTTCGTTGCGACGCCAACGTGTCGGTGCGACGCCGGGGAGAAACGCGGCTTGGAACGCGGACCGAACTTAAAAATCTTAATTCCATCCGCAATGTCATGCGTGCCATCGACTATGAGGCGGATCGGCAGATTGACCTGATCGAATCGGGGGGACGCATCGTTCAGGAAACCCGTCTCTGGGATGCCGGCCTCAATGCGTCGCGCCCCATGCGTGGCAAGGAGGAGGCGCACGATTACCGTTATTTCCCAGAGCCTGATCTGCCGCCTCTGTCGATCACCCGGGAGCGGATCGAGGCAATTGCCCGGCGGATGCCGGAACTGCCCGATGCCAAGGGGACCCGTTTCATCGCCGATTTCGGGCTGTCGGAGTACGATGCCGGGGTGTTGACCTCAAGCCGCGAAATGGCGATGTTCTTCGAGGAGACGGTTGCCCAGGGCGCGGCGCCGAAAACCGCCGCCAACTGGATTACGGTCGAACTCCTGGGCCGGCTCAACCGCGACGGTACGGAAATCGAGCAGTCACCCGTTTCGCCCGGGCGTCTGGGACGTTTGTTGCGCCTGATTCAAAACGGCGCCATTTCGGGAAAAATCGCCAAACAGGTGTTCGATCTCATGTTCGAAACCGATGCCGATCCCGAACGGATCGTGGCGGAACGGGGGCTGGAACAGGTCCGTGATTCGGGGGCGATCGAGGCAGCGGTCGTGAAGGTGCTGGCCGACAATCCGCTTCAGGTGCAACAGTACCGCGACGGAAAGACCAAGGTCGTGGGTTTCCTTGTCGGTCAGGTCATGAAGGCAACTCAGGGAAAGGCCAATCCTGCCGCGGTCAATGCCATTCTCAAGGCCAAACTCGAAGGATGATCCGTTTTTTCTCCCTTATTCTTCTCCTTCTGATCCTTTTTCTGGCATTCATGCCGTGGGACACCACGACATGGTTTGGTGCCGAACGGCGGCGCGAACAGATTCGTCATACGATGGAACGGATTTCAGGGCACAAGGTTCGGATCGAGCGATTGGATTACAATCCCTTCAACGGTCTGTTCACCCTGGAACTGCACAATCTGGAGATCGAAGCCTCCGATCCCGACAATCCTCCCGTGCTCCTGGCGCCCAAGGTCCTTCTGGGAATTCGCGCCTTGTCCCTGGTTTTCGATCGACCGGAGGTGGTCAGTGTCACCCTGGTCAACCCCCAGTTCAATATCGTTCTGCCTGGAGGCGGGAAATTGTTGGACCGCGCCCAGGACAAGGCCCGGTCCAGCAACCGCAAGATGACCCAGGAACTGGGATGGGGGCTGACCGGATTGACCCTGGGAAAGGTGGCGATTCAGAATGGCATGATCACGGTGCTTGACCATGGCCGGTTCGGGGATGGTACCCTGATTCTCGATCACATCCACTTGAATCTGCATGCCCTTTCCGCCAGTCGGGCCTCGCCGCTGACCGCCGCTGCCCGGATGTACAACATTCCGTTCACTGTCAACGGCCAGATCGGACCGCTTCCTTCATCCCTGGATCCCATGGAAATGCCCGTGCTTTTGAGCCTGGACGCCAAATCGACGGGGCTTGCGGATTTGAACGATCTTTTTCCCGGCAAGGAGGTCCAGGCCCGCCTTTCCCGGGGATTCGTGACCACCCTGCTGCATGGTGTGCCACGAACGGGGTTGCAAACGAGCAGTTGGATCGAATTGAATGGTTTCGATCTGGCCTATGCCGATCCGATGAATCCCAGGGAAAAAAATCCCTTGTGGAACATCGGCGTCGGGCGGACAAAAAAGGATGGGCCTCGGGCCATGGACATCGCCCTGCGCCAGAAATCGTCGATTCGCGTCACGGCTGATGGGGGAACGACGTTGTCTTTCGAGGAGTTTTTCATCTACCTCGATGGCGAGCCCATGATTGAAATCAGGGGAGGAATTCCCAACCATGGCGATGGGATCTGGGATCTGGAGCTGACCTTTCGCAACAGCGTCGAAATGAGCCGGCTTCCCCTGCCGCCAGGTTTTTTTCCGGGCGGGACCACTCCGGTGGGGAAACTCTTTCTGAAAGGCTCCTGGTCCATGGCGGGGGAATTTCGCTGTGAACTC is drawn from Magnetococcales bacterium and contains these coding sequences:
- the gatA gene encoding Asp-tRNA(Asn)/Glu-tRNA(Gln) amidotransferase subunit GatA, encoding MLRARKLSARDLTAAFLERIDRLNPILNAFITIDHEGAMAAARQADERLDRGQSTGLTGIPVAVKDLFCTENLTTTCGSRMLAGFRPPYESTVTRKLKEAGAIILGKTNMDEFAMGSSNETSWFGPVKNPWDTRLIPGGSSGGSAAALAARLALATIGSDTGGSIRQPAALTGITGLKPTYGRISRYGMIAFASSLDQAGPMTLSAADAALVLQVLSGHDPSDSTSIQADVPDYSAALNTSMEGVRIGIPVEYRPDTLDPEIARALDAAQEVFVQQGATLVPLSLPHTRHAIPTYYIIAPAEASSNLARYDGIRFGYRCQDPRDLGDLYTRSRSEGFGAEVRRRIMLGTYVLSSGYYDAYYRKAQKVRRLIADDFQRAFAQVDLLLTPTTPGTAFPLGEKVDDPVAMYLSDIFTINVNLAGLPALSLPCGADTRGLPIGMQLIAPILKEDRLLAVAHAFQSATSWHQRKPEL
- the gatB gene encoding Asp-tRNA(Asn)/Glu-tRNA(Gln) amidotransferase subunit GatB, with amino-acid sequence MANDPYYETIIGLEVHAQMRTRSKIFCGCATTFGAEPNTQICPVCAAFPGVLPVLNGELVQMAIRTGLAIDGTIRHRSEFARKNYFYPDLPAGYQISQFELPIIEHGGLTIFPEGGEKKRIGITRIHMEVDAGKSLHEGIPGASWIDLNRTGTPLLEIVSEPDLRSSREAGDYLKKLRSILRYLQVCDGNMEEGSFRCDANVSVRRRGETRLGTRTELKNLNSIRNVMRAIDYEADRQIDLIESGGRIVQETRLWDAGLNASRPMRGKEEAHDYRYFPEPDLPPLSITRERIEAIARRMPELPDAKGTRFIADFGLSEYDAGVLTSSREMAMFFEETVAQGAAPKTAANWITVELLGRLNRDGTEIEQSPVSPGRLGRLLRLIQNGAISGKIAKQVFDLMFETDADPERIVAERGLEQVRDSGAIEAAVVKVLADNPLQVQQYRDGKTKVVGFLVGQVMKATQGKANPAAVNAILKAKLEG